Sequence from the Fusobacterium periodonticum 1_1_41FAA genome:
CTAAAGTTTCTCTATCTCCATCCCCTGTCAGTCTATGTATAACTATTTCAGATGAAATATTCTCTAAAACATTTATAACTTTTTCAACATATTCTTCTTTAGTATTAACCTTTAAATCTCCATTTAAGTATAATTTTTCTAAGGGAGTATTTTTTACAACATACATCAAATGAAGTTTTATTCCCCAAGTTCCACAATTTTGTGCAAAGATAGCAGTTTTTAAATAGTCATCTTCTTCTTCCTTAGGCAAACCTATTATTATATGAGTAACAAATTTAATATTCAGTCTATTTAATTTTTCAGAGGCTTCTTTATAGATTTCTGTTTCGTAAGCCCTATTAAAATATTTTGCTACATCATCATTTACTGTTTGTAAACCTAATTCTACCCAAAGAAAAGTTTTTTTATTTAACTCAGCTAACAATTCTAAAACATCATCTCCCAAACAATCAGGTCTTGTTGCTATAGCTAAGCCAACTATTTTTTCATGAGATAAGGCTTCTTGATAAATTTTCCTTAAATAACTCACTTCTGCGTAAGTATTAGTAAAATTCTGAAAATATGCTATATACTTATCTCCCTTGTATTTTTTTGAAACCAAGTCTATCTGTTCTTCAATTTGTTCATGAATAGACTTTAATTTTGTGGCAGTGAAATCACCACTGCCATTTTCACTACAAAATATACAACCTCCTCTAGAAACTTTTCCATCTCTATTTGGACAAGTAAAGCCTCCATCAAGAGAAACTTTATATATTTTTTCATTAAACTTCTCTTTTAAAAAGTCGTTTAACATATAAATTTTTCTTATCATTTTAAATTCCTTACACTAATCAGTCCTATCTACTTTTAATTATTTCAAAAAGTCTGAAATTTCTTCCTTAGTTAATGGCTCAACCATAATATACGAGGCATCTATAAATTTATATTTTTCTTTTGGCAATTTTTTTATAAAATCATCATAAGCTATTCTTCCTACTGGTTGATAACTATTTCTATCATTTTCATCTCCATTAATAACGACAAAAGCCATATTCCAATAAGCTATATCATCATTCTTAACTATATCTGAATTATGAAATTCGACACTAGGTTTATATGGAATAATTGTTCTAACACTTTCTGTAATAGTATAAGCTCCCATAATTTTTCCATCTTCTCTATTTTGATAAAATTGTTGATTTGCTGAATAAGCATCTAAATTTTGAATATCTCTGACTATTCTTGAGAAAGTATCTATAGGACTATCTGAATTATTTATTTCATCTATCATCTTTTCATCAAAAGAGACAGGTCTAGTTGTACCAAAAATAATATAATTACTTGATTCACCACTTTTTATATTTTCTGTAATTACTTTTATTCCATAAAGTATATCTGGTTCATAGTCAAATTTATCAATATTGTTTATTGTATATGTTTCTCCTCTTTCATTTACAATTTCTGTTTCAAATTTTTTTGCTAATGCTTTCATATATTCTAATGCTAAAAGCCAATCTTCTCTTGAAGAAGGAGTAAAAACTCTCACAGCATAAACTTTATTCTTATTATCATAAGCTAGTTCAAATCCTCTTGCACTTTCATCTTCAGTACCTACTAAAAGACATGGATATTTAGAAAGAGGTGAAAGTAATAAATCATTAATATCTATACCATCTGTACCATAAATATTAAGTTCCTTATCTAATAATGATAGTGCTGCCTCAACATTTAAAACTGGTTCATAACCTAAAAATTTCTTCTTATTCTTCACATAAAAACTTATACTCATTTTAGCCTCCACAAATTTTATTTATATTAATTTTTTATTTTTAGCATCAACAATACAATTATATTAATTCCTAATGAAATAGTCAATTTTTATCTGATAATTTTTCTTTAATAATTCCTAAAAACAAATTCCAAAGTGGTAAAAAATATAAGTAAAAAGCAAAAAGTCCAGACATCAGTCCTATATCTATTGTTTTTAATGGTACTGCCATTGCAATGTTCCAAGGAATTAGTCCTGCTAATAGTACAATAGTATTTTCTAAAATTATAGCCATATTTTGTTTATCTTCTAGTTCTTCACATAATTCATAAGTTAGAATTGTTCCCAAACTTTGATTACAAGCAATAGCTCCTGAAATAATAGAACTTAAAAATATCACAAAATAATTTGAAGTTTTTTCAGAAAATTCTTTTAAATATTTTTTCATTAAAACTAACATTTTTGTCTCTTTAAAAATTCCAGAATAAGAAGAAGAAATTGCAACTATCAATCCTACATTAAGCATTGATAGAATTCCTCCTCCTCTCATCATCAAATTTAATTTTTCATTAGAATGATGAAAACCATAGACACAATAATTTACAAGCGAAGTTACACTTTCTTTTTGAAAAAACATTGCAATAATAAAACTTATAACTATACTCACTAACATTGTTTTCTTAACATTGACTTTGAATAAAGAAAGAATAATTATTAGAATAGCTGGCACTATAACTACTATGTTCAAATTATAATTTTCTTTAAAAATATTTGTTGCATCTATACCAACTGGTGAAGTAGACCTTTTTAAGCCTAAAAATAAATAAAATAAACAAGTAGTAACAAAGGGTATAATGGAAGTTTTAAACATTAATTTAATATTTGTATATAAATTAGTTTTTGTAAGTTCTGTAATAAGTAGTGCAGAAGTTGACATTGGAGAACATCTATCACCAAAATATATTCCACTTAAAACTGCTCCTCCAAGATAATAAGGATTAATTCCTATTGCCTTTCCTATTGAAACGCAAATAACTCCCATAGTCGCGGCTGTTCCAAGAGAAGTTCCTATTAAAAATGAAAGTATTGAACAAAGTAAAAAAGTAAGAAGTATTAAAATTGATGGTGAAATTAATTTTGAGCCCATATAAACAATAAAGGCTATCGTACCAGAAGCTCTCCATAAAGCAGTAATCATACCTATAAGAATAAAAACTAAGAGTATATTTTTTACTGTCAGTACTCCTTCAAATGATTTTTTTGTTAAAACTTTTAAATCATGCCCTTTGATAAGTCCATAAGTTACAAAAATTATATAGCCAACTATAAGAGCATAGATAACTGAATACTTTAATAAAAGACAAAATATAAGTGACAATGAAAATAGTAGAATTGCAACAATACTTCCCATAAAAACTCCCCTAATATTTAATTCTTTCTAATCTTATAATAACAAAATAATATTTTTTTGTAAATTAAACTTTTTTTAAATATAAATAAAATATTTAAAAATAAATTTAGTTATGATATAATTTTTTTATAATAAAAATCTATTACAAATATAATTTTATTTATCAAGGGGGAAAAAATGTTTGGGTTATTTGGTGGAAAGAAGAAAAAAGAATTTATGAGTGACAATACTAAAGCATATCTTCATATTTATTGTGCTAAAAATATCATTGTTGATGAACAAAAATTTTCTGAGTTAGAACATATAAAAGGTGATGACTTAGAAGATGTAATAAAGGTATCTACTGACAAACACATAGTTACTGCTAACTATGATTTACCTTCTAACAGTGTATTTAATTCAAGAATAAAAGCAAAAGATATATCTATTAGTTGTCCTTTACTTGAAGCTGGAAAGCATTATGTTATATCAATTTATGAGGTTACACCTGAAGTAGCTGCTACAGAAGAAAGTACTTTTATGGATTATGTCCATGCTGAAGAAATAGAAAAAGGTTATAGTATTTGTTTATATAGAAAAAAATAAAGGGGGATATAAATGAGAATAAGATTATCAGGTGCTGTTGGTGGTGTAGTTCTTGTAGTTATTACAGGTGTTATTTTAGCTTCAATTGTCGATGGAATACTGTCATTTATTGAAAAATATGTAGTTAAAGAAGATGAAAGTGGAAAGAAATTTATTTCTCTTTTAAAAAAAATTAATTGGGGATTTTTTATTCTCTTTATTATTCTTGATTTAATAGGAGTTTTTCCTTTATTTAGAACTCTATTATTTGCAATATTTGAACGTTTTTAGTTAGATAGAGGTAGTTGTAAACTTGAATTTGCAACTACCTCTTTTATTTTAGTTTAAATGCTTTGGAGAATCTGATATTGAAGCTGCTAATCTACTTTTTTCTTCATCTACTATACTTTGAGCTAGTTCTTGAATTTTACTCATAATCCACATATAAGTTGTAGTCCCTTCAGAATAATCAGCTTCAGCATACATCTGAACCTCCCGCGACTGAAGTCGCAGGGTTCTTGGGTAGTAGTTGCTTTTGTTAGCCAACTAAATTTACCAAGCTATCCCCATAGTTCCTACGGTTCATATATTTTTATTTAAGCACTTTCTTTTAATAGCCTTAGTCCCTCTTTTAATATGTTTTTGGCTGCATTTATATCTCTATTATGTACAGCTCCACATACTGGACAAGTCCATTCTCTCACACTTAAATCTTTTACTTCTTCATTTCTATATCCACAACAATTACATATTTGGCTACTTGCAAAAAATTTATCTACTCTTACTATTGTTCTTCCATACCATTTCGCTTTATAACTTAGTATTCTATTAAATTCACTCCATGATACATCTACAATATTTCTTGCTAATTTATGATTTTTTACCATATTTTTTACTTTGTAGTCTTNNNNNNNNNNNNNNNNNNNNNNNNNNNNNNNNNNNNNNNNNNNNNNNNNNNNNNNNNNNNNNNNNNNNNNNNNNNNNNNNNNNNNNNNNNNNNNNNNNNNNNNNNNNNNNNNNNNNNNNNNNNNNNNNNNNNNNNNNNNNNNNNNNNNNNNNNNNNNNNNNNNNNNNNNNNNNNNNNNNNNNNNNNNNNNNNNNNNNNNNNNNNNNNNNNNNNNNNNNNNNNNNNNNNNNNNNNNNNNNNNNNNNNNNNNNNNNNNNNNNNNNNNNNNNNNNNNNNNNNNNNNNNNNNNNNNNNNNNNNNNNNNNNNNNNNNNNNNNNNNNNNNNNNNNNNNNNNNNNNNNNNNNNNNNNNNNNNNNNNNNNNNNNNNNNNNNNNNNNNNNNNNNNNNNNNNNNNNNNNNNNNNNNNNNNNNNNNNNNNNNNNNNNNNNNNNNNNNNNNNNNNNNNNNNNNNNNNNNNNNNNNNNNNNNNNNNNNNNNNNNNNNNNNNNNNNNNNNNNNNNNNNNNNNNNNNNNNNNNNNNNNNNNNNNNNNNNNNNNNNNNNNNNNNNNNNNNNNNNNNNNNNNNNNNNNNNNNNNNNNNNNNNNNNNNNNNNNNNNNNNNNNNNNNNNNNNNNNNNNNNNNNNNNNNNNNNNNNNNNNNNNNNNNNNNNNNNNNNNNNNNNNNNNNNNNNNNNNNNNCCCATTATCTTAACACTTAGGATTTAACCTTATGTCATCTAGTATATTTTTTCTGCTTTCGCCACTTTCACATTTGTGCCATATTATTTAGGTACTATGTTGTAGTTATACTAGCTTTAGGGGTTTCCAGCAATTCGAGTAGTATTGGATAGCTTTTTAAAGTTGCTACCTCTACATACATATTTCTATATATGCTGACTATACTTAATGGTCTAACTCATGACTGACACCCTACGAGTGCTAGAGTCACAAGTGTGCGACCATATTTTTAATCAACTCTGTTATCTTCTCTTAATTTTTCCACTTGTTTAAAAGCTTTGAGATCTGATTTTGGGTAAATTGCAAAAGTTGATCCTCCACCTTTTTTTATAACTGAAAAAGCTGGAACATCACTTGGACCATCAGCTATATATATCATATTTTTAAATAGAACTCTTCTATTTCCTTCTTTTATTTTAGCATTGACATCATAGCCTGTATTTTTATTTACTCCCTTATTTATTTCAAAAATAGCCCTTGTCTTTGAAGTATTATCGATAGTATATCCTATTTCACTAATTTCAAAATTTCCATTTTCATCTTTAGTTTGAATTAATTCACAACCCCAAATATCTTCAACATACTCTTTTATAATAGATCCTTCTATCATTCTTTTCATTCCTGTACTAACAATATAGTGCTCTACCTTAATATTATATTCTTGGAAAATTGAGTCTTTTTCAATAAGCTCTTTTGTTTTTCCAAATATTTCAGGAATACCTTTATAGAATTTTAATTCTTTTCCTAATTCAAAAAGTACATGATTATTTAACCCTTTAAATACCCCTTCTTTTGTCTTATTTATAAAGTGGTTTAAATAAATTGTATCCCTATTAACTTTTACTTCTTGCTCTTCCCAATATTTATTTGGTAAGGCGTTTACTTCTTCCCAAAATTTCTTTGAATCAACTCCATATTTTTCAAAAATTGGATCTTGCATATATCCATCGACTAAAGTTTTATCAAAATCCCAAATAACTGCAATTATATTAGACATATCTACTCCTTTATTTTAAATATTCAAACCATTGTAAAATTGAATGTGGCATCAAAATACTTTCATTTTCGTATGCTTCTTTAGCAAATTCATAAAGAGCTTCTGGATTTATAGCATAGATTTTGTTGTTATTTTTAGTACTTCCTATTTCTTCAAATTCATAATTTTGTTTAAAAGCTATTTGCAATAGTTTTTTCTTTGTTTTTGTCTCATAAAAATTTCCGGCTGTTGTAAGAAGATAAACTTTTCCATCTAATTTTTGATAGTCTTCTAAATATAAATCACTTCCTTTACTATACCCATTTTTTACTTGAATATATATTTTTTTATCACGATTATTACTATTTAACATAACGAATTCATAATTTTGAGTATTAATTTTATTGGTGCTTGGAATAACTATATATTTAAATTTATGATAAAGATAAAAATATAGTAAATCTTCACAATCATTTGGAGAAAGTAAACCATAAAAATTAGTCTTATTATTTTCTAATTTATCAGAAATTTTATAATAATTATCTTTTTTATTATATAATATTTGCGAAATGTCAACTACAAATTTTTCATCAATTTCTATCAATGCTTCCCTTTGATAAAAAGCTATCAAAATACGTCCTGGAATTTCACTTTCAGTTCCTATTTCATGCCATTCTATATCAGTAAACTGATTGCTAATTCCTAATTTTAAGATATCACTATCTTTTTTAGAATCTCTGTAGGCATATAAGTAATGACTTTTTTCCGTAACTCTTCCTAAATAATATATTCCTTTTGAGCGCATCCAAATTAAATCATCTTTTTTTAAATTATTTAATCTAATAAGATTAGGATTTACTTTTCCATAAAAAAATTTTCTCTTGTCATCTTTTATTGTTTTATAACTGTTTTTTTCAATAATTTCTTTGTATTTTTCAAAATCATCCTTTATTGATTTTTCATTTTCTTCTACTTTAATTTTATCTTCATTTGTAAGTTCATTATAGATATCTTCCCTTAATGTCCAGCCAATAGCAACAATTTTCCTTCTTATAAGTTCATTTGTTACCTTATCTTCTAATTTATTTTTTTTACTAAGTTTTGGTTTAGTATGCAATCTCCATACTTCACTCATGTTATCCCCTCCAATAAGCTGATTTACTAATATTATATCTAAGATTTTTTAATATTTCAATTATTTTTAATAGATTTTTCTATTCATTTAAAAGAAAAAATAATTTTTTAAAAATTTTACTTGCAATTTTTTTTAGAATTGTGTATACTAGAAAAAATTTAAAATTAAAAGGAGGAAGTCGCAATGAAACAAATACTAACAACAACTAACAGATATTGGCAAAACTGGCATAGGTAAAGTTGTGTGTATGTTTTAGACATAGATACAACTTTTAGTGTACTCTAAAAAGTATCTATGTCAGCGATATAGAAATCCTTAAAATATATGGATAAAAGCTGCATGGTAAATAAATGAACTATGCAGCTTTTCTTTTTAGAGTTTTATATATAAAAAATAAAAATCTAGGAGGATAAAGTTATGACAACAGAAAACAAAAAAGGTTATTTTGGAGAATTTGGTGGAAGCTATGTTCCAGAGGTAGTACAAAAAGCATTAGATGAATTGGAGATAGCATACAATAAATATAAAGGTGATGATGAATTTTTAAAAGAATACCATCACTATTTAAAAGATTATTCAGGTAGAGAAACTCCTCTATACTTTGCTGAAAGTTTAACAAATTATTTAGGTGGAGCAAAAATTTATTTGAAACGTGAGGACTTAAATCATTTAGGAGCTCATAAATTAAATAATGTTATTGGACAAATTTTACTTGCCAAAAGAATGGGTAAGAAAAAAGTTATTGCTGAAACAGGAGCTGGACAACATGGAGTTGCTACTGCTGCAGCTGCTGCAAAATTTGGAATGCAATGTGATATCTATATGGGAGCTTTAGATGTTGAAAGACAAAGACTAAATGTTTTTCGTATGGAAATGTTAGGAGCAACTGTTCATGCTGTTGAAGCAGGAGAAAAAACTTTAAAAGAAGCTGTTGATGGTGCATTTGAAGCATGGATTAATAACATAGAAGATACTTTCTATGTACTAGGTTCTGCTGTTGGTCCTCACCCTTATCCTAGTATGGTTAAAGATTTTCAAAAAGTTATTAGTCAAGAAGCTCGTAGACAAATTTTAGAAAAAGAAAATCGTTTACCTGATATGGTTATTGCTTGTGTTGGAGGAGGATCTAATGCCATTGGAGCATTTGCTGAATTCATTCCTGATAAAAATGTAAAATTAGTTGGTGTTGAAGCTGCAGGAAAAGGAATAGATACTGATAGACATGCTGCAACTCTTACATTAGGAACTGTTGGAGTAATAGATGGTATGAATACTTATGCACTATTCAATGAAGATGGTTCTGTAAAACCTGTTTATTCTATATCTCCTGGTTTAGACTACCCAGGTGTTGGACCAGAGCATGCCTTTTTAAGAGATAGCAAAAGGGCTGAATATGTTCCTGCAACTGATGATGAAGCAGTTAATGCTCTATTACTTTTAACTAAAAAAGAAGGAATTATTCCAGCTATTGAAAGTTCTCATGCTCTAGCTGAAGTTATTAAAAGAGCTCCAAAGCTTGATAAAAATAAAATTATAATTGTAAATATTTCAGGTCGTGGAGATAAAGATGTAGCTGCTATTGCTGAATATTTGAAAAATAAATAATTTATAAAAACAAGGAGTTAAGATCTTAACTCCTTATTTTTTCTCTACATTATTTTATTAGTGGATATAATTTGTTTTTTACAGAGGAATATTTGTAAAAAAATCTTTCACTTCTTTTGCATTTCTTAAATTTTCTTTTAATTTATTTATATCATAATTATATAATTCATTTTCTAAATTATTAATATATTTTTCCCATTCTTCTTCCATTTTATTTTTAGCGATATCAAAACCATTTTCTGTATCAAGCCAATATTGAGTAATCGCATCCTCATATTTAGGAACACTTTTCTTAATTTCTTCTATTATTTTTTTAGCAATTTTTTTCTTCCAACTATCACTAAAGAATCCCCAAATTGCTACACCAACAAGAAGAGCTGCTGCAATCCCTAAAGTTATAGGTCCTCCTATTGAAGCTACAAAAGCTGTTGCAGTTGCTGTTCCACCAGCAATAGATATACCTAATGCTGAAAGAACACTTACGCCTTTTGCTACCAATATATAAGCACCTAAATTTCCTAAAGTTGATGCCCAAAAAGCTAATCCTCCTAATGTTGCTGCACCAGCTAATCCTCCTATAAAAGCACTTTTAAAATCAAAATCAAGATTAATATTCATATTATTTGAATTATTTGCTAGTTCAAGACTTTTTTGTGTTTCTACTAAGTATTCATCCATTGTATCTTTAAATTTTTCAGTTGTCTTTTCTAAATTTTTTCTATATATATCTTGTACTTCTGAGCTTATATATGAGCCTAATTCTTCTAAATCAGCTTTTTTATTTTTATATTCTCTTCTGTCTATTATTTTTACAATATTTTCTTCTGTTAACATTTGATTGAAATCTTCTCTGAACTTTTTTTTAGTTTCACTATCTAAATCAAAAATTTTATTCTTAACATTTCTATTATTTTCTTCTAATAAAAATTTCCTTTTTGGTTCATTTTTCTTTATATCTTCAAGACGTTTAGAGTAAGCATCTCTTTCATTTATTAATTTTTCATATTTTATTACTTCATCACTCATTTTTTTTGATTCATTTTTTGCATAATCTTTAGCAAGATTAAATATCTTGTTCTCAAGTAATTTAGGTAAATTTTCTATTGTATTTTTCAATTCTTTTTCAAAATCTTCTCTTAAATCTTCAATATCAGTTGTATATGTAAAAAATCTTTTTCTTAAGTCTTTTTCTGAAAATAATTTTTTAGAGCTATTTGAATATCTTTCCCAAAATGATTCTGGAAGTGTTTTAGTAAATCTATTGCAACCACTATCACATATTTTTTTTAAATCTGTTCTAGGAATTACATGGTGAGCATGTGTAGCAACTACAAATAAATTAGACATTGGAGATAAGGCTGTTCCTTCTGTTTTTTCTAAAGGAGGTAAAACTTCTAGTGCTTCCTTTAAATAATTTGCATCTTCAGTTTGTAAAAATCCTGATGCTTGAGATAAATATACTAACACATCTGCTTTTAATTTCGCTTGACTTGCTGCTATATTATCACTCTCTATTCCAGCCGTAATACCAGGAATATCTAGTATATCACAATTTTTTAAAATAGGAGAATCAATAAAAAGTACTGCTGAACCAATATCTTTATTATATTCTTCACCTTTTCTAACTCCATATTGAGATAGCATTTCTGCATTTCCGCCAGCAACTTTCCATTCTCTACAATATTTTTCATCATATAATCTAGTATCATCCCATTCTTTATTTTTACCTTTTTTAAAAATCCATAATTCTTCTTCCATATAAGCTGGTCTATCTAATATATCTTTCACATATACAATTATAGATGTTGTAGGAGTCCAATTTGTAGGCATTTTTTCTTTACCAAGTAATGCATTAATCATAGTACTTTTTCCTGAATCTGATTTTCCAGAAAAAACAATTCTAGGTTTTCTTGCTATTCCTTCAATGTCTCTTCTTAAATTTTCTATTTTATTTTCATAATTTAAGTTATTCTTAGGTGAATAATCTTTAATATAATTTATAACAGTATTTTTTATATAACGAACTTTACTCCAACTATCTTTCACCTCTAATTTATTTATAACATTTTTTTTATAGTTAGTAATTTCATCTAATGATTTCCCTGTTTTTTTTGATAATATAACTAATTCTTCTAATGATATTGAATCTAAATTTTGTTCTAGTCTTGATATTCTATCTTGTCTAACTCCTATTAATTCAGCTAATTCAGCTTGTGTTAATTTTAAATAATTTTCTCTAAAATTTTTTAAATTAAATTCTGACATCATATTTCTCCTTTATATTTTTATTTTAATATTTAAAAAGTCAACTTCTTATATTTGACATATTATCATATGAGTATTTTTTTGTCAATAATATTTTTATTTTTATTTATGCAAAAAATATTATTATATTTTTATAAAAATGTTATAGTGCATATTTTATATGATTTATTATTAATTTTAAATAAAAAACTGTCAAAATTGATCTTGATTATAATCAATCATTAACAGTTTTTAATCTATCTTTTCATCACTTTTTCAAAACGAAATAGGTAACCATTTCCCATCATATCATTTAGTATATTCTTTTCTTCATGAGAAGGATAAAAAAATTCTACAATAGAAAATTTACATAAATTAACATAAAAATGTATATTTCTTTTTTCAAAATAAGAAGTTACTGTTTCCCAAACTTTTGTGTTAGGATGTTTCTTTTCAATTTCACTCCAAATAAATTTTCCTATTCCTTTACCTTGAATACCATATTTTACATATAGAAAATCAAGTTGATTATGTTGTGTTAATTCATCAATAACAACAATAGTACCACCCACAATTTCATCATTCATAACAGCTTTATATGCAATAGCTCCTTTTGTTTCAAGAGATTTATTTATATCTTCTTCTCTCTGCACCTTTTTGAAATGCTTCTTGCATATCCTTTTTAAAAATTTTTAATTCATTTAAATTATATACAGTGTTAGACTTACAAACAGTTTTAAAAAGTTTAAAATTTTTTAAAAAATTCAAAAAATAAAAATGAGTAGCTATAACAACCACTTTCATGGCTTTATGCTACTCATTATTAGGGGGTATTTTATTAATTTTTATCTGTATACTTATTTGACAGTGAAAGTTATAAAATAGTTTAAAAAAAATTTTTATTTTTTAAATTATTTTTTTTCACTAAATCCTCTCGTACTAAATAAAAAGAGTTAGCATGAAAGCTAACTACTTTTTCTAAATTATTTTTTTATTATCTTTTAAATATCTTTTAATAAATCATCAACATAATCTTTTTCAATATCAAACCAAGAAACAAGTTTATTAGAAACATTTTGCTTTATTTCATCATCAACATAATTCATACATTTTTTTATTGCAAATATCATTCCAGCTATATCATCACTATATCCTACTACTGGAATAAAATCTGGAATTAAATCTATAGGAAGTATGAAGTATCCCAAACAACCTGTTATCAACACTTTATCCTTGAAAGGAACCTCCTTCTTTTGAAGAACATAATAAAGAATTAAGGCATAACTTGTTGCTTTTAAGCCAATTTTTTTAGCTCCTTCTTTAAATTTATCCCAAAATTTATTTTCTGAATAATCATCTGTATATTCTTCATAGTCATAATCCATAGTATCAATATCTTCTTTCTGACCTTCAAGAAAGTTTTCTTTTAAATACTCATATGCTTCATTAATTTTTATTATCTTTTCTTCGGCAGATTTTATTACACTTTCATCTTCTGTTTGATACTTATCAGGATGGTATTTCTTTAATAATTCTAGCCATTTTTTTCTAAGTTCTGATAGATTAAACCCTGGTTCAAGTCCTAATTCTGTCATACATTCAAAATATTTTTTATCCATTTTTATCCCCTCTTTATATTTTTAATAATATTGTACCGTAATTATATCATATTAGAAGAAAAATAGTTAGTATTTTAATTATTTTCTACCATCTCATTTAAAGTTCTCACATTGTCTCTCTAAAAAAAATTATTAAATATCCATATAATAACAAATATCCAAAATATTGTAGCTAAACAACCTAAACAGGTTTTCCCTAGTGCTTTCAATAAAAGGAAAGATACATATATTAGTAAAAATGTTCCTATTACTCCATATAACAATGAATTCATCTAGTTCACCTTACTTTTTTTTCATACTATTAGCTATTTTTTCTATTATAGTTTAAAATTAACCTTAACTAATTTACTACAAAAAGCTATTCCTAAAAATACTATTTCTTTTATTCCTCTCTCTTTTAGAGAAGTATCATATTTTTTAGAAATGATTTGCTCTATTGCTTCTTTTGATTCTTTTTCCAAATCTTCCTCATTCTTTGTTACTTTAAATTCTAATATATAAGCTCTATTGTTTTTATTTCTTGGCTCCATACTTACATCGTATCTTCCTAAACCACTTTCTTCATTAGATTTTACAATAATGTACTTTCTCCAAAATTTATATCAATGAACTTTTTTCTAAAAAATTCTTTGACTTCTCTATTTGGTAATCTTAGTGTATATATATCTTCATAGGATTCTCCAATTTTTTCATCTATTGTTAAATATCCACTAAATAACAATAATTCCCAAATTTCATCTTCTCCCATCAATACAGATAAGTCTGAGTTACCACTAATATTTTCTTCCATACTTATTCCATTAAAAAGATGTTCTAGTATTTCAATAGTTTCTATACTTACATTTTTCAATATATCATTTATTAAAAAGTTTCCAGAA
This genomic interval carries:
- a CDS encoding dynamin family protein — protein: MSEFNLKNFRENYLKLTQAELAELIGVRQDRISRLEQNLDSISLEELVILSKKTGKSLDEITNYKKNVINKLEVKDSWSKVRYIKNTVINYIKDYSPKNNLNYENKIENLRRDIEGIARKPRIVFSGKSDSGKSTMINALLGKEKMPTNWTPTTSIIVYVKDILDRPAYMEEELWIFKKGKNKEWDDTRLYDEKYCREWKVAGGNAEMLSQYGVRKGEEYNKDIGSAVLFIDSPILKNCDILDIPGITAGIESDNIAASQAKLKADVLVYLSQASGFLQTEDANYLKEALEVLPPLEKTEGTALSPMSNLFVVATHAHHVIPRTDLKKICDSGCNRFTKTLPESFWERYSNSSKKLFSEKDLRKRFFTYTTDIEDLREDFEKELKNTIENLPKLLENKIFNLAKDYAKNESKKMSDEVIKYEKLINERDAYSKRLEDIKKNEPKRKFLLEENNRNVKNKIFDLDSETKKKFREDFNQMLTEENIVKIIDRREYKNKKADLEELGSYISSEVQDIYRKNLEKTTEKFKDTMDEYLVETQKSLELANNSNNMNINLDFDFKSAFIGGLAGAATLGGLAFWASTLGNLGAYILVAKGVSVLSALGISIAGGTATATAFVASIGGPITLGIAAALLVGVAIWGFFSDSWKKKIAKKIIEEIKKSVPKYEDAITQYWLDTENGFDIAKNKMEEEWEKYINNLENELYNYDINKLKENLRNAKEVKDFFTNIPL
- a CDS encoding GNAT family N-acetyltransferase; protein product: MQREEDINKSLETKGAIAYKAVMNDEIVGGTIVVIDELTQHNQLDFLYVKYGIQGKGIGKFIWSEIEKKHPNTKVWETVTSYFEKRNIHFYVNLCKFSIVEFFYPSHEEKNILNDMMGNGYLFRFEKVMKR
- a CDS encoding YkvA family protein, giving the protein MDKKYFECMTELGLEPGFNLSELRKKWLELLKKYHPDKYQTEDESVIKSAEEKIIKINEAYEYLKENFLEGQKEDIDTMDYDYEEYTDDYSENKFWDKFKEGAKKIGLKATSYALILYYVLQKKEVPFKDKVLITGCLGYFILPIDLIPDFIPVVGYSDDIAGMIFAIKKCMNYVDDEIKQNVSNKLVSWFDIEKDYVDDLLKDI